Proteins co-encoded in one Streptomyces roseochromogenus subsp. oscitans DS 12.976 genomic window:
- a CDS encoding IucA/IucC family protein, whose translation MRVRDTPAERDLAEELASFRPELVSAYLAALSGARATVLARLWRGLVHEPLPWIAARARGRDGIALRLVDGRRLHGPPSDPWATGTAVAAVELDGVAYDHPALLMAALRVPGGAAFSAELDHDVASLALSRTAPPPAGPPVEPWEWEQQSPDGHPYHPTCRSRPGFSAAEQLAYAPEHRPVVALQLVPVTGATVYGPWPAHWRDGNAVLLPVHPWQAEHVLGSRRVLPGPPAHPLLSLRTLAFDNQVHVKTALSTRLTSQVRDISAYSVDHALATSELTERVADRLGGRLHIARTLTAAGAGTPDLAAVLRESPYVHAGTAEQVVPVAELPRHFATHSRHERLARITEFARLAFGVCLDLLDLGVALEAHGQNLLAVVDKEGWPRRLVYRDLADIRVSPARLVRHGFPAPPLTGRLLNDDPAVLRRKVLGCLITGALGPLAGSTTTLGTLLDAATRDLPPTPDMRALRTQDLPVRALTLMRLSSDGEQWALLPNPLASSPL comes from the coding sequence TTGCGTGTGCGCGACACACCCGCCGAGCGCGATCTTGCCGAGGAACTGGCGAGCTTTCGCCCCGAGTTGGTGTCTGCCTATCTCGCTGCGCTGTCCGGGGCCCGGGCAACGGTGCTGGCGCGGCTGTGGCGCGGGCTGGTCCATGAACCGCTGCCCTGGATCGCGGCCCGCGCCCGCGGGCGTGACGGGATCGCCCTGCGGCTGGTCGACGGGCGACGGCTGCACGGTCCGCCGTCGGACCCGTGGGCGACGGGGACAGCGGTTGCCGCCGTGGAGCTGGACGGCGTCGCGTACGACCATCCCGCCCTGCTGATGGCGGCGCTGCGAGTACCCGGCGGCGCGGCATTCTCCGCCGAACTCGACCATGACGTTGCCTCGTTGGCGCTGTCCCGGACGGCTCCTCCGCCGGCCGGGCCGCCGGTGGAGCCCTGGGAGTGGGAGCAGCAGTCACCGGACGGCCACCCGTACCACCCCACCTGCCGCTCCCGGCCCGGCTTCTCGGCCGCCGAGCAGCTGGCCTATGCGCCCGAGCACCGGCCGGTGGTGGCTCTGCAGCTCGTGCCCGTGACGGGAGCGACGGTGTACGGACCGTGGCCCGCACACTGGCGGGACGGGAACGCCGTACTGCTCCCGGTGCATCCCTGGCAGGCCGAGCACGTCCTCGGCAGCCGGCGGGTGCTGCCCGGGCCTCCGGCCCATCCGCTGCTCTCCCTGCGCACGCTCGCCTTCGACAACCAGGTCCACGTGAAGACCGCGCTGAGTACCCGACTCACCTCCCAAGTGCGGGACATATCGGCCTATTCGGTGGACCATGCCCTGGCCACGTCCGAACTGACAGAGCGGGTCGCGGACCGGCTGGGCGGCCGTCTGCACATCGCGCGCACGCTGACGGCGGCGGGGGCGGGCACGCCGGACCTGGCGGCGGTCCTGCGCGAGTCACCGTACGTCCACGCCGGGACGGCGGAGCAGGTGGTACCCGTGGCCGAGTTGCCCCGGCACTTCGCCACCCACAGCCGTCACGAACGACTGGCGCGCATCACCGAGTTCGCGCGGCTGGCCTTCGGCGTCTGCCTGGACCTGCTCGACCTGGGGGTGGCCCTGGAGGCGCATGGGCAGAATCTCCTCGCGGTTGTCGACAAGGAGGGGTGGCCCCGGCGGCTCGTCTACCGGGACCTCGCCGACATCCGCGTGAGCCCCGCCCGACTGGTCCGGCACGGCTTCCCGGCACCGCCGCTGACCGGCCGACTCCTCAACGACGACCCTGCCGTCCTGCGCCGCAAGGTTCTCGGCTGCCTGATCACCGGCGCGCTGGGCCCTCTGGCCGGGAGCACCACGACGCTGGGCACCCTGCTCGACGCCGCCACCCGCGACCTCCCCCCGACCCCGGACATGCGGGCACTGCGGACGCAGGACCTTCCCGTCAGGGCACTGACGCTGATGCGGCTGTCATCGGACGGCGAGCAGTGGGCGCTCCTGCCCAACCCCTTGGCTTCCTCCCCCTTGTGA
- a CDS encoding DUF692 domain-containing protein: protein MSEARLGLPHLGLGVGLRTPHLPYIRRHRPDVGFFEIISENFLDTRGGRRHALAEIAERYPVVPHGVSLSIGSTDPLDFGYLRRLKRLADEVRAPWVSDHVCWTGVLGVHTHDLLPLPFTEETLDHVVRRVRVVQDMLERRLVLENPSSYVEFHASTLAEWEFLGRMAQEADCGLLLDVNNVYVSAFNHDFDPVRYLRELPHERVVQMHLAGHTHHGTHIIDTHDAPVSEPVWGLYRLATELTGGVSTLLERDDKLPPFPELLAELDRARERAPAAPAGGSHG, encoded by the coding sequence GTGAGCGAGGCACGGCTGGGCCTGCCGCACCTCGGCCTCGGGGTCGGGCTGCGGACACCGCACCTCCCGTACATCCGCCGGCACCGGCCGGACGTCGGCTTCTTCGAGATCATCTCCGAGAACTTCCTGGACACCCGCGGCGGCAGACGGCACGCCCTGGCGGAGATCGCCGAACGGTACCCGGTCGTCCCGCACGGGGTCTCGCTGTCCATCGGGAGCACGGACCCCCTGGACTTCGGCTACCTGCGCAGGCTGAAGCGGCTGGCCGACGAGGTACGGGCCCCGTGGGTCTCGGACCACGTGTGCTGGACGGGCGTGCTGGGTGTGCACACCCACGACCTGCTGCCGCTGCCGTTCACCGAGGAGACCCTGGACCACGTCGTGCGCCGCGTGCGCGTCGTCCAGGACATGCTGGAACGCCGGCTGGTCCTGGAGAACCCCAGCAGCTATGTGGAGTTCCACGCCTCCACGCTCGCCGAGTGGGAGTTCCTCGGGCGGATGGCGCAGGAGGCGGACTGCGGGCTGCTGCTCGATGTGAACAACGTCTACGTCTCCGCGTTCAACCACGACTTCGACCCGGTGCGCTACCTGCGGGAGCTGCCGCACGAGCGCGTGGTCCAGATGCACCTCGCGGGGCACACCCACCACGGCACGCACATCATCGACACCCACGACGCGCCCGTGTCCGAACCGGTGTGGGGGCTGTACCGGCTGGCGACGGAGCTGACCGGCGGAGTGTCCACCCTGCTGGAACGCGACGACAAGCTGCCGCCGTTCCCGGAGCTGCTGGCCGAGCTCGACAGGGCACGGGAGCGGGCGCCAGCGGCCCCGGCGGGGGGCTCCCATGGCTGA
- a CDS encoding phosphatidylserine decarboxylase family protein — MTAVITPQELHARYQGTFGRAGGYLPRNPLAVDEFHKSIAPRAADLRKDLDPAVQDLADFIHSDLTVRMYVTNMLAEVPEQHRHIHTVDDLVEHLNAIVRWAPAYNRNPLHQIFLPMSALFGYMRLTPSGSVLFRMPQFNDKLRPVLRNWCDYLNSEDSAHVLHTREGGWFSQPATEMNKLYEYQCWDRRDEKHWGFTSFNDFFHRPIKDEFRPLGGNGDPGVVAPNDGTVYNVQRRVARETDFWLKEQYSLTDMLHGPQCGDEYVSTFVGGDVYQSFLSVHSYHRWHVPVDGTVKHLEIVPGLMFSAAWNETPDPTTWTHSQSYQAHINTRGLAFIECSEELGRRMVCAVVIGMEEVSSIDWSVGVGDTVQRGQELGYFSYGGSSMALVFEQGIVDEFTVPFNNPHEHPDDGPTVFVRSQIARAA; from the coding sequence ATGACCGCTGTCATCACCCCGCAGGAGCTCCACGCGCGTTACCAGGGCACCTTCGGCCGGGCGGGCGGCTATCTGCCGCGGAATCCGCTGGCGGTCGACGAGTTCCACAAGAGCATCGCCCCGCGGGCGGCGGACCTCAGGAAGGATCTCGACCCCGCCGTCCAGGACCTGGCGGACTTCATCCACTCCGACCTCACCGTCCGGATGTACGTGACGAACATGCTCGCCGAAGTGCCCGAGCAGCACCGGCACATCCACACCGTGGACGACCTCGTCGAGCACCTGAACGCCATCGTCAGGTGGGCACCCGCCTACAACCGCAACCCCCTCCACCAGATCTTCCTGCCGATGTCCGCGCTCTTCGGCTATATGCGCCTGACGCCGTCGGGTTCGGTCCTGTTCCGCATGCCGCAGTTCAACGACAAACTGCGGCCCGTCCTGCGGAATTGGTGTGACTACCTCAACAGCGAGGACAGCGCCCACGTGCTGCACACCCGCGAAGGCGGCTGGTTCTCACAGCCCGCGACCGAGATGAACAAGTTGTACGAGTACCAGTGCTGGGACCGGCGCGACGAGAAGCACTGGGGCTTCACGTCGTTCAACGACTTCTTCCACCGCCCCATCAAGGACGAGTTCCGTCCGCTCGGCGGGAACGGCGACCCCGGCGTCGTCGCCCCCAACGACGGCACGGTCTACAACGTCCAGCGCCGCGTGGCCAGGGAAACGGACTTCTGGCTCAAGGAGCAGTACTCGCTCACGGACATGCTGCACGGCCCGCAGTGCGGGGACGAGTACGTCAGCACGTTCGTCGGCGGCGACGTGTACCAGTCGTTCCTGTCCGTCCACAGCTACCACCGGTGGCACGTGCCCGTCGACGGAACGGTCAAGCACCTGGAGATCGTGCCCGGCCTCATGTTCAGCGCCGCCTGGAACGAGACGCCCGACCCGACGACGTGGACCCACTCGCAGAGCTACCAGGCGCACATCAACACCCGCGGACTGGCGTTCATCGAGTGCAGCGAGGAACTCGGCAGGCGCATGGTGTGCGCCGTGGTGATCGGCATGGAGGAGGTCTCCTCGATCGACTGGTCGGTCGGTGTCGGCGACACCGTTCAGCGAGGCCAGGAGCTGGGCTACTTCAGCTACGGCGGCTCCAGCATGGCCCTGGTCTTCGAACAGGGCATCGTGGACGAGTTCACCGTGCCGTTCAACAACCCTCACGAGCACCCGGACGACGGCCCCACGGTCTTCGTGCGGTCGCAGATCGCGCGCGCCGCCTGA
- a CDS encoding TauD/TfdA family dioxygenase, with product MPEPAPVDALTAWHGHALCEADWLIDLPPACSRALDSPGRGADPGPTGAPPGAALATRVAHRVRNGRGFVVIRGLPVAGRTDQECASLCRQLAAALGTPRPVDSGGFVTVAGNAGLSKTNLALALHTDRTPAPHPPRLLGLLCLRQAAQGGETLLASGHAVHNRLLTEHPWALPRLYQDFHFGRGTGFDRLRPVFQWHGADLRVHYNRRGIERAQHEAGVPLTPDERAVLDAVDQILSDRRTVLRISLQPGDLLWLDNTVVLHGRTEFTDPPDPSAHRCLARVWAD from the coding sequence ATGCCCGAGCCCGCACCCGTCGACGCACTCACGGCGTGGCACGGCCACGCCCTCTGCGAGGCGGACTGGCTGATCGACTTACCGCCCGCCTGCTCACGCGCACTGGACAGCCCGGGCCGGGGAGCAGACCCGGGACCCACTGGAGCACCTCCCGGGGCGGCGCTGGCCACGCGTGTCGCACACCGCGTGCGCAACGGCCGCGGGTTCGTCGTGATCCGGGGCCTTCCCGTAGCCGGCCGCACCGACCAGGAGTGCGCCTCACTGTGCCGGCAACTCGCCGCCGCGCTGGGCACTCCGAGGCCGGTGGACTCCGGGGGCTTCGTCACCGTGGCCGGTAACGCCGGACTGAGCAAGACGAACCTCGCGCTGGCGCTGCACACCGACCGGACCCCGGCACCCCATCCGCCAAGACTGCTGGGGCTGTTGTGCCTGCGACAGGCAGCACAAGGCGGGGAGACGCTCCTGGCCAGCGGCCATGCCGTACACAACAGACTGCTCACCGAGCACCCCTGGGCTCTCCCCCGCCTCTACCAGGACTTCCACTTCGGCCGGGGGACCGGTTTCGACCGGCTCCGCCCCGTCTTCCAGTGGCACGGCGCCGACCTGCGCGTGCACTACAACAGGCGCGGGATCGAACGTGCCCAGCACGAAGCCGGTGTCCCCCTGACCCCCGACGAGCGGGCGGTCCTCGACGCAGTCGACCAGATCCTGTCCGACCGGCGCACGGTCCTGCGTATCTCCCTGCAGCCGGGAGACCTTCTCTGGCTGGACAACACCGTCGTGCTGCACGGCCGCACCGAGTTCACCGACCCGCCCGACCCGAGCGCCCACCGGTGCCTGGCCCGTGTGTGGGCTGACTGA
- a CDS encoding IucA/IucC family protein, whose protein sequence is MNTFAREADALAMAPLLNCLLREASLAAGEPVAGRSLHRLRATGRLLSVRTGHRPGAPELWTGTSWQPVRHSGLIDLAAQEMRAVTGRSNAALAAEMTAGREVLEALLAARARAAPPDHPWLRSEQALIMGHSHHPAPKARTGGGPPGVWLRYAPETYARFPLVLLGVREDTVVDDGDTRALDTLGQAPDGYRLLPVHPWQLDLTHHLPAVRAAFAAGRLVQLGHTPWDARATASVRTVHVPGGPERPGASGDLFLKFSLEVQITNDVRRIRRHELRHVRHTDPLVTAAFRAMDGPAAWLSERGHRTVRGLDETFPVLVRDGLDDHVLPGATATLAAALTEGFDGDPLDRLTDPLPWWAAYLNCVVPPVLEVYARHGIAIECHLQNTLIAVDPDGSPVQAVFRDAEGARAIPATPREAAWQRLAYCLVVNNLTEIVNVLTHRFPEAAEALWPTARREFQRCAREHGLPEIKALLAAATVPCKANLLSRWIDADGTEPCYVPVPNPLAGATGQGDDGSLTPRRRAEH, encoded by the coding sequence ATGAATACTTTCGCCCGCGAAGCCGATGCACTGGCCATGGCGCCCTTGCTCAACTGCCTGCTGAGGGAAGCATCCCTGGCGGCCGGGGAACCGGTCGCCGGTCGCTCCCTCCACCGCCTGCGCGCAACCGGCCGGCTGCTGAGCGTCCGCACCGGTCACCGGCCCGGCGCACCCGAGCTCTGGACCGGCACCAGCTGGCAACCCGTGCGCCACAGCGGCCTCATCGACCTCGCTGCCCAGGAGATGCGTGCCGTCACCGGTCGCTCCAATGCCGCACTGGCCGCCGAGATGACCGCCGGCCGCGAGGTCTTGGAGGCCCTGCTCGCCGCCCGTGCCCGGGCCGCCCCACCCGACCACCCGTGGCTGCGCTCCGAACAGGCCCTGATCATGGGGCACTCCCACCACCCGGCCCCCAAGGCCCGCACCGGGGGCGGCCCGCCCGGCGTCTGGCTGCGCTACGCGCCGGAGACCTATGCCCGCTTCCCTCTCGTCCTGCTGGGTGTGCGCGAGGACACTGTGGTCGACGACGGCGACACCCGTGCCCTCGACACCCTGGGCCAGGCACCCGACGGCTATCGACTGCTACCCGTCCATCCCTGGCAGCTCGACCTCACCCACCACCTGCCAGCCGTGCGCGCCGCCTTCGCCGCCGGCCGTCTCGTCCAACTGGGCCACACGCCCTGGGACGCCCGGGCCACGGCCTCGGTGCGCACGGTCCACGTCCCCGGCGGCCCCGAACGCCCCGGAGCGTCCGGGGACCTGTTCCTGAAGTTCAGCCTGGAAGTACAGATCACCAACGACGTCCGGCGGATCCGCCGGCACGAACTGCGCCATGTGCGCCACACCGACCCGCTGGTCACCGCGGCCTTCCGGGCCATGGACGGCCCGGCGGCATGGTTGAGCGAACGCGGGCACCGCACAGTTCGTGGCCTCGACGAGACCTTCCCCGTCCTCGTCCGTGACGGCCTGGACGACCATGTGCTCCCGGGCGCCACCGCAACGCTGGCCGCAGCCCTCACCGAGGGCTTCGACGGCGATCCACTCGATCGCCTCACCGACCCGCTGCCGTGGTGGGCGGCCTACCTGAACTGCGTCGTCCCACCCGTGCTGGAGGTCTACGCCCGCCACGGCATCGCGATCGAGTGTCACCTCCAGAACACGCTGATTGCCGTCGACCCGGACGGCTCCCCCGTCCAGGCTGTCTTCCGCGACGCGGAAGGCGCCAGGGCGATCCCCGCGACGCCCCGTGAGGCCGCCTGGCAGCGCCTGGCGTACTGTCTCGTCGTCAACAACCTGACCGAGATCGTGAACGTCCTCACCCACCGCTTCCCCGAAGCCGCCGAGGCCCTGTGGCCCACGGCGCGGCGGGAGTTCCAACGGTGCGCCAGGGAGCACGGCCTCCCCGAGATCAAGGCGCTGCTCGCCGCGGCAACGGTCCCGTGCAAGGCCAACCTGCTGTCCCGCTGGATCGACGCGGACGGCACTGAACCCTGCTACGTCCCCGTCCCCAACCCGCTGGCCGGCGCCACCGGTCAGGGAGACGACGGCTCACTCACTCCCCGACGACGAGCCGAGCACTAG
- a CDS encoding transposase produces MQVSGGGSRVASQASGVLPAEAARRTGLAAGLSAALAPWRKPRAVHDPGKVLPDIALAVALGGDRLAGTGLLRAEPAVFGPVAPDPTAARLPPRRHSGHSRSARAHGHTTGWSEVRY; encoded by the coding sequence GTGCAGGTGTCGGGCGGTGGCAGCCGGGTCGCCTCGCAGGCCAGCGGGGTCTTGCCGGCGGAGGCAGCTCGCCGTACGGGCCTGGCCGCCGGGTTGTCGGCAGCGCTCGCGCCCTGGCGCAAGCCCAGAGCGGTGCACGATCCCGGCAAGGTCCTGCCGGACATCGCACTCGCCGTGGCTCTGGGCGGCGACCGCCTGGCCGGCACCGGCCTTCTGCGGGCCGAGCCCGCGGTCTTCGGACCGGTGGCGCCCGACCCGACCGCCGCCCGCCTCCCGCCTCGTCGACACTCCGGCCACAGCCGGTCCGCGCGCGCTCACGGCCATACAACGGGGTGGAGCGAAGTCCGATACTAA
- a CDS encoding AfsR/SARP family transcriptional regulator, with protein sequence MLAALLIDANNIVAMERLVAVMWDTNAPATAVRQVQDAVSGLRRNLVARGAPGTLISTRRGGYEIHLAQDQLDLLEFDHQRHLAEQHTTPFETAVALRRALACWRGNALADTPSQALEIDAARLNEKRAATHKQCLAIELDLGRHREVIDELTALLREHPYDEQVAEHLMVALYRCRRQGEALQVYERLRRTLADELGVDPTPPLQALHQRILTADPALAATIPANGPSATPPESPAPAAPGPAMAMPVRQLPFDVPDFVGRADALAEVARLLDVSAPNRAPVAVIVGGPGVGKSCLVTHAARLASALFPDGQLYLNLAGTSDEPRDPALMLAEALRALSIAGSAIPNGLSERAALYRSLLADRQMLVVLDDAGHADQVLPLLPGADGCAVLITSRTLLTQLPGARHIDLDVLSPAEARELFTGIIGRRRVEREPAEADAILDCCGNLPLAIRIASAKLTGRPAWSLRVLRERIEDESRRLAELRIGDLSVRASVDLSLRLLPADAVRALSLLGLLGAYTLPGWVVGPLLDRSDGEEVLDTLVDASLVRLTATDAIGQPRYRLHDLIRTCAMEIAAPLPTADKRDAIVRVLSVWLDLVRRGTDRLPGGLLAAAPGSAPRRSLPDAVVDRLMADPFGWFDAERDNLLGAVKLAVDWGLDELAWELAAGTATYYDHRCLYQDWQHGHRLALGAAEAAGNVRGASVLLRGLGQLHIYQDEFDRATRALESSIELCRDGGDKLGEALSVATLSTVSRVQGRDDEALERVEQALAIAVGEGDRHIEAQLSCSMAVMRLMQGQLEEAESWFTGALRLARELDDEHRVAVVLRRFSRLHDRRGDPDEALRCLGQALATFEKLADERCAAYTLLEVGRVHAGQDDRDQASPALERAAGLFHRHGDRQDEATCWQLIGDLDAAAGLHHMAHQHRSRALRLWQMIGEMNQTNTPARPSSP encoded by the coding sequence ATGCTGGCAGCACTTCTGATCGACGCCAACAACATCGTCGCCATGGAACGGCTCGTCGCCGTGATGTGGGACACGAACGCGCCCGCCACCGCGGTCCGCCAGGTCCAGGACGCTGTCTCCGGGCTGCGCCGTAACCTCGTCGCCCGCGGAGCACCCGGCACGCTGATCAGCACGCGGCGCGGCGGCTACGAGATCCACCTGGCTCAAGATCAGCTCGACCTGCTGGAGTTCGACCACCAGCGACACCTCGCCGAACAGCACACGACCCCGTTCGAGACGGCAGTCGCGCTGCGGCGGGCGCTCGCTTGCTGGCGCGGAAACGCCCTGGCCGACACCCCCAGCCAAGCCCTGGAGATCGATGCGGCACGGCTGAACGAGAAACGCGCGGCCACGCACAAACAGTGCCTGGCCATCGAACTCGACCTGGGGCGTCATCGAGAGGTCATCGATGAACTGACCGCTCTGCTCCGCGAGCACCCCTACGACGAGCAGGTCGCCGAACACCTGATGGTCGCCCTCTACCGGTGCCGAAGACAAGGCGAGGCGCTGCAGGTGTACGAGCGGCTGCGCCGGACACTGGCCGACGAACTCGGTGTCGACCCCACCCCGCCGCTGCAGGCGCTGCATCAGCGCATCCTGACCGCAGATCCCGCCCTGGCGGCTACGATCCCAGCAAATGGCCCCTCGGCCACGCCACCGGAGAGCCCCGCCCCGGCGGCCCCGGGGCCGGCAATGGCGATGCCGGTGCGCCAACTGCCGTTCGATGTCCCCGACTTCGTGGGCCGAGCCGACGCGCTGGCCGAGGTCGCCCGATTACTCGACGTGTCGGCGCCGAACCGGGCTCCGGTGGCCGTCATCGTGGGCGGTCCAGGTGTCGGCAAGTCCTGTCTGGTGACGCACGCCGCGCGGCTGGCGAGCGCACTCTTCCCCGACGGCCAGCTCTACCTCAACCTCGCCGGGACATCGGACGAGCCGCGGGACCCGGCTCTGATGCTGGCCGAAGCGCTGCGTGCACTGTCGATCGCCGGCAGCGCGATCCCGAACGGCCTGTCCGAACGGGCCGCGCTCTACCGTTCGTTGCTGGCGGACCGCCAGATGCTGGTGGTGCTGGACGATGCCGGTCACGCCGATCAAGTGCTGCCGTTGTTGCCCGGGGCCGACGGTTGTGCCGTGTTGATCACCAGCCGCACTCTGCTGACGCAACTTCCCGGCGCCCGGCACATCGACCTGGACGTGCTGAGCCCGGCAGAGGCACGGGAGTTGTTCACGGGCATCATCGGGCGACGGCGGGTCGAGCGGGAACCGGCGGAGGCCGACGCGATCCTCGACTGCTGCGGCAACCTGCCGCTGGCGATCCGGATCGCCAGCGCCAAGCTCACCGGCCGCCCGGCCTGGTCGCTGCGGGTGCTGCGGGAACGGATCGAGGACGAGTCCCGGCGGCTGGCCGAGCTGAGGATCGGGGATCTCAGCGTGCGCGCCAGCGTCGATCTGAGCCTGCGGCTGCTGCCGGCCGACGCGGTGCGCGCGCTGAGCCTGCTGGGTCTGCTCGGCGCCTACACCCTGCCCGGCTGGGTGGTCGGCCCGCTGCTGGACCGCTCGGACGGGGAAGAAGTGCTGGACACCCTCGTCGACGCCAGCCTGGTGCGGCTGACCGCCACCGACGCCATCGGCCAGCCGCGCTACCGGCTGCACGACCTGATCAGGACCTGTGCCATGGAGATCGCCGCCCCGCTGCCGACGGCGGACAAGCGGGACGCGATCGTCCGGGTGCTCTCCGTCTGGCTCGATCTGGTCAGGCGCGGCACCGACCGGCTGCCGGGCGGACTGCTGGCCGCTGCGCCCGGTTCGGCACCGCGCCGATCGCTGCCCGATGCGGTCGTGGACCGGCTCATGGCCGATCCGTTCGGCTGGTTCGACGCGGAACGCGACAACCTGCTCGGCGCCGTGAAACTGGCCGTGGACTGGGGCCTGGACGAGTTGGCCTGGGAGCTGGCGGCCGGCACGGCGACCTACTACGACCACCGGTGTCTGTATCAGGACTGGCAGCACGGGCACCGGCTCGCGTTGGGCGCGGCCGAGGCCGCCGGCAACGTGCGCGGGGCGTCGGTGCTGCTACGCGGACTTGGCCAGCTGCACATCTACCAAGACGAATTCGACCGAGCCACCCGCGCCCTGGAGTCCTCCATCGAGCTGTGCCGGGACGGTGGGGACAAGCTCGGCGAGGCGTTGTCGGTGGCGACGCTCAGTACGGTCAGCCGGGTGCAGGGCCGTGACGACGAAGCGCTCGAACGTGTGGAGCAAGCGCTGGCCATCGCGGTCGGCGAAGGCGACCGGCACATCGAAGCGCAGCTGTCCTGCTCCATGGCCGTGATGCGACTCATGCAAGGTCAACTCGAAGAGGCGGAGTCCTGGTTCACCGGAGCCCTGCGCCTGGCCAGAGAGCTTGACGACGAGCACCGCGTGGCCGTCGTGCTGAGGCGGTTCAGCCGGTTGCACGATCGGCGCGGTGATCCGGACGAGGCGCTGCGCTGCCTGGGGCAGGCGCTGGCCACCTTCGAGAAACTGGCCGACGAGCGGTGCGCCGCGTACACGCTGCTGGAAGTCGGCCGCGTGCACGCCGGTCAAGACGACCGGGACCAGGCGAGCCCGGCGTTGGAGCGCGCGGCGGGCCTGTTCCACCGGCACGGCGACCGCCAGGACGAGGCCACATGCTGGCAACTGATCGGCGACCTGGACGCCGCCGCCGGCCTCCACCACATGGCGCACCAACACCGAAGCCGGGCGCTGCGGCTGTGGCAGATGATCGGCGAAATGAACCAGACGAATACTCCAGCGCGACCATCGTCGCCGTGA
- a CDS encoding MsnO8 family LLM class oxidoreductase: MIDVPISALEVAVVESGTRGVETLRDTATFARKLELLGYHRIWYAEHHHSPAIGAFPPVVLIAHAAASTSAIRLGSGGVLAPNHAPIMLAEQFGTLAALHADRIDLGIGRGPGTFDEATARELRRGAGPATDAQYHDDVAAILTFLVDEVALGPLPEPWLLCSSTAGAALAARLGLPIAVAHHIRPDNTFTVLERYRAEFIPSRWCEQPRVLVCVEAICAETEQEAAWRAGPMDVVKAGLLKGLSEIPFPTPADAATHPFTAQERQALAGFRAQQACGTPETVVRRLAQLAADTGADELMLTTPVYDLDARVRSYDLIKKHCEATKAP; this comes from the coding sequence ATGATCGATGTGCCGATTTCAGCGCTGGAAGTCGCGGTGGTCGAATCAGGGACCCGTGGCGTGGAGACCCTGCGTGACACCGCCACCTTCGCTCGCAAGCTCGAACTACTGGGGTATCACCGGATCTGGTACGCCGAGCACCACCATTCGCCCGCGATCGGCGCGTTCCCACCCGTGGTGCTGATCGCTCATGCGGCGGCCTCGACCTCAGCCATCCGGCTCGGGTCGGGCGGAGTACTGGCGCCCAACCATGCGCCCATCATGCTGGCGGAGCAGTTCGGAACACTGGCCGCGTTGCACGCGGACCGCATCGACCTGGGTATCGGCCGCGGCCCCGGCACCTTCGACGAGGCCACCGCGCGGGAATTGCGCCGCGGAGCCGGACCGGCGACGGACGCGCAGTACCACGACGACGTCGCTGCGATCCTGACCTTTCTGGTCGACGAAGTGGCACTCGGCCCGCTGCCGGAGCCATGGCTGCTGTGCTCCAGTACCGCAGGTGCCGCCCTCGCCGCGCGACTCGGCCTGCCGATCGCCGTCGCACACCACATCCGGCCCGACAACACCTTCACAGTGCTGGAGCGCTACCGTGCGGAGTTCATCCCGTCCCGCTGGTGCGAGCAGCCCCGGGTTCTGGTGTGCGTGGAGGCGATATGCGCTGAGACGGAGCAGGAAGCGGCGTGGCGAGCCGGGCCCATGGACGTCGTCAAGGCCGGGCTGCTCAAAGGTCTGAGCGAGATTCCCTTCCCCACACCCGCGGACGCCGCCACCCATCCCTTCACGGCACAGGAGCGGCAGGCGCTTGCCGGTTTCCGTGCACAACAGGCGTGCGGGACGCCCGAGACCGTCGTACGCCGGCTCGCGCAGCTGGCCGCCGATACCGGAGCAGACGAACTCATGCTGACCACACCTGTCTACGACCTTGACGCCCGCGTGCGCTCCTACGACCTCATCAAGAAGCACTGCGAGGCCACGAAAGCACCGTGA